A stretch of DNA from bacterium:
GGAACGGCGAATGTTCATTCGCATCTTGCTGACCGAGTCGGTACTCGCACGCACGACCGTGAATCCGCGCGGAACGGCCGGAAGAGGACGGATTTCGACTTGTACGGGCGGCAACGCAGGCATAAGCGGATAGCTGGACAAGACGGGCATGCGATCGAGGTCAACGAAGAATCCCAGGCGATGCGTCCCGCTGGAGGCGATTTGCAGCGCTGAGACGGGGTAGGAATACCGGTAGTTGACGAAGATGCTCCCGTAGACGGGCGCCTCCGCCTCAACCGTAGCATTGCTGGCATCGGTAGAAGCGCGAATCGAAGCCCGCTCGATGGGAATCTGGATTCCGGCCTGCGCGGCGGAAGGCAGACGATCGGTTGTCCCCGAGAGATCGTCAATCCGAACCGGTTGCAGCATCGAGAGTCCGTTCACTTTTCTTCCCGCCCACTTGATCCCCGCCTAAAACATCATGGGTTGGTGGAAGGGCGTGGAACCCATCGCCAAGTCGGGGCGGTTCAAGTGCTCGAAGCTGACGCCGATGGTCAGCGACCGGCTGGCTCGAAAGGCCACGCCAAAACCCAGGGAAATTCCCATTTTGGAATCGCCGTTGCGGAACACGGGATCGCGATCATCGAACTGCACGAATTTCGAGCGGTCAAAGGAGCGGCTGAAGACGTCGAAATTCGCGCCGACCGCCAGCGGCGGAAGAACGGCGCGACCATAGGAGAATCGGACGGTGTTTTGTGAATACATTCCGGCGTTCAGGAACTGCACGCCCACGCCCAGTCCGCGAACCATCCACGGAAAGCTATACGACACAAAACCGCTCTTCACATTGAAAAAACCGCCGGCCACGCCCACGTGATACGTGGTCAGCGCGCAGGCGACACGATCTTTCACGAAGGAGTTCAGCGCTGGATTGCTGAATGCGGACTCCAACAAGTCCGGATCGGCCGGATTGCCGCCATAGATGTTTTGCGCCCGCGCTCCGGAAAGAAGAGCGGACAGCGCAAACAGGATCGGGATTACTTTCGTTGCGCGCACCACTCACCTCGCGATATAGACAAGACCTGACGCCACTTTTTTTCCGCCCGCCGAAAACGTGTAGAAATATGCGCCCGGCACGCAATCGGCGGAAGTGCGATCGCGGCCATTCCACGGGATGGCCTTATTCTCTCCGTCCACTCGATCGAGTCTCACCAGATGTCGGCCGTTCAGATCAAACACATTCACCTCGGGAGAGTTGTAGCGTTCATCTCCGAAGTCAAACCAGAGAGTGTCGTTGATGCCGTCGCCGTTGGGAGTGAAAGGCAGCGGATGAACGTGGAAGGGATCGCCGATAACGGTGACATCCATGCAGACGTAGTTGTTCTGCGCGTTTCCATCCTGATTCGGCGGAGGGAAAATCTCCAGACACAGCGAGTGATCGCCCAGAACGCCCGTCTGCCAGGAAGCATCCAGTTCGACCGTATCACCTCCAGCCACAGAAGCGATCATCGTGTCCAGAATGGGAACAGAGCCATCGCGGATCAGTGTGCGAAACTCCGAATCAACTGTAATACCGTTGATTTCCGCGACCAGGGCGGTAATGTCAAATGGCTGGTACTTTCGTACCTGAGCGGGTGCTGAAATGCTAACGGCCTTAAGCTCGGGGCAGCGGACGGAAGCGCAGGCGGTCGCGGAATTGTTGGACGGATTGTAGTCATTCCCGGCAGCATTGAAACCAGTGAGTGCAACCCGGAAACAATTGGTTCCACATACTCCCAGCGAAGGAGAGTCACAGGAATCGCGAACGATTCCGCCGGCCGGAAATCCCTGCGAGAAATCGTCCGTACAGAGAGTATCCCACGTTCCCGAAGGGGGTTCGTGAATCACATACACGCGGAACGGAAACTCCACGGGACAACCGGCCGGATTCGCGATGGCATAGCGGATCCAGACATTCTGATTTCTGTCTACGGTTGATGCGGACAGAGTCAAGGATTCCACTCGCGGATCCGGAAGTGAGTCCAAAACATGAATCAATACGGCACTGCTGTCACGGCTGGCGGCATCTTGTTTTTCCCAAGCCACCAGCCCCAAACCGTAAAGACCGGCTGAACCGTAGTCGGGAATCCAATCTATGAAAAACCGATTTGATATCGTGTCGTAGCGGCCGGCAACCGGTGGGTAGAGATAGCCAGATAGTGGGTGGGTTCTCCCATCGAGCCGATCTCGCTCCTCATCGGTTACATATGCGAGCGGACGATTGCGAAGATCAGCAAGTTCCGGGATTTCGATCATCTCTGAGGCATGGATCACCGGACTGTCATCTATGGCGTTGATGACTACGGGGCATTCCTTCAGAACAAATCGTTCGGGAAATTGTCTATCGCGCAATTCAAAGCGCAATGTACATATCTCGCCTCCCGGCGGAACGCTATCGCTCACAGTATAGGGAAGGTGAAAAGAATCCCGCAACACGGGTTGAAGGTCTGGCAGTGTATCGATGGAAAGTGATGTCCCGGTCGTATGCCCAAGATACATGCACCAAAGGGAGTCCCCGCTCTGATCGTTCGGATCGGCTACGTCAAGATGAAAAGTCCCCGTTTCGCCCTCATTCACCGTCGGAGGGCAAGCCATATCCGGCAGTTGATTGACAAGAACACACGCTGTCACAACGATGGTGTCGCTGTCGGCAATCGCCAGGTTGCGAGGGAAAGTTGTTGAATCCGCCCATTGGAAGAGTGAGTCGCGAGCAATCAACGTATCCGTGAACCATCCGGTAGTGCTGCTCGGCGCATGGAAAACAAGCGAACGAAAGCGGCCGCGGTTGCGAGGAATGATTGTTTCACTGTCGGTATCGGCAACAAAGGGCGGAGTCAGTGATCGAATGCGGACGTCCAGAGGATAGTTGCCGTGATTCCGGTACCAGAACAGGGTATCGAGCGTACTGTCCGGTTCGACGTAGCCGAGCCAGAGCGTGCTATGAGTCGTTACGGGTGGAAGTTCCATCATCCCCAGCCATGACCGCCCGCCTTCCCCCGAGATGACGATGGTACGCGACAGGCTGCCTCCCAAGTCGCCCAAAAACTCCAGTCTCACGCTCGATGGGTACCACACCCAGTCCTGAGGACGGAAACGGAATCTCAGCTCGATGGTCTCTCCAATCTCAATCCGTCGCGGAAGTGTCTCGGGCGTCTGCCCGCCGGGCGCAAACACTCCCAAGAAATCATATACGGGATGCAGGCTCTGCGTGTTCACGTTCACAAGCGTGCGGGGGTAGAGGTCCTGGTTGACGTAGTAGAATCCGCTCGTATCGGTCCGGCCATCAATGGGAACAAGGCCGAAATCCAGAGTGTCCGATGGACCCGGAGGACTGTCCGGATTCATGAAGTAAACGATCCGTTCGTCGCCCTCCCTTAGGTCAATGACCACCAAGTCCAGATCGCCATCGAGATCGAGGTCGCCGGCTTCGGTGAGGAAAGGTCTCGGCAATTCGAAGGGCACAGGGGAAACAGGATTTCGATCCTGATCGTACCAGAACAGGCTGGAATCCGCTTGGAGGATTCCGGCGATTACCCAATCTCTGTCACCCCCGGGGAGTGCGCTGGAACGGTCCAAGTCGGCGCACGTCACACTCAACACCTGCGCATCGTTCGGCCAATTCGGGAACGGATTGGGAGCGGTTACAAAGGTACGATTGCCGCTGTTTTCGAAAAGATAGAGATACGGATTTTCATCCAATGCTCGACGACCACTTCCGAGATTGCCCGCATGCGATCCCGAACTCCATACGGCAAGGTCGAGAAGTTCACCCCTGTCATCAACAAATTGTCTGAAAATATTGCCGATCACAAAGCCATCCGGTCCGGCCGGCAAAGCGGTTCCGCCCAGAACGGTCACTCGATCATATTGAAGAGGATCGAGAGTATCACCGAAGAGAATATCAATGGATTGCGCCGCGATGCAGCTCACGACAATATCGAGGCTGTGGTTGA
This window harbors:
- a CDS encoding VCBS repeat-containing protein; protein product: MRWCIPFLFLLTFSGMAYGLGIEGTNPLPNTELFLPSDTLWIVFDGPAAGITANDIFIHGRQAAYGIGWLDVQDRVVRVRPFLPFFVGDRVTVTIHSSLLPPYAFSFWVRAPLGLFPAPDGWIFSQDLRYGSVPCAMALADFDNDGALDIAALFRDRVGVARSRLFDGGGVLFHPTMLSWSFPETAGDERRVIRCGDLNSDGRMDIVTLTHATSTLNLYRNESAPQNIQFGVEESFPLPVTHPADFRLADVSGDGKLDLLVIGSYPQTDSLIILLNTTTSQQDIQFGQRRGVWVSNGPSALDVADLDLNHSLDIVVSCIAAQSIDILFGDTLDPLQYDRVTVLGGTALPAGPDGFVIGNIFRQFVDDRGELLDLAVWSSGSHAGNLGSGRRALDENPYLYLFENSGNRTFVTAPNPFPNWPNDAQVLSVTCADLDRSSALPGGDRDWVIAGILQADSSLFWYDQDRNPVSPVPFELPRPFLTEAGDLDLDGDLDLVVIDLREGDERIVYFMNPDSPPGPSDTLDFGLVPIDGRTDTSGFYYVNQDLYPRTLVNVNTQSLHPVYDFLGVFAPGGQTPETLPRRIEIGETIELRFRFRPQDWVWYPSSVRLEFLGDLGGSLSRTIVISGEGGRSWLGMMELPPVTTHSTLWLGYVEPDSTLDTLFWYRNHGNYPLDVRIRSLTPPFVADTDSETIIPRNRGRFRSLVFHAPSSTTGWFTDTLIARDSLFQWADSTTFPRNLAIADSDTIVVTACVLVNQLPDMACPPTVNEGETGTFHLDVADPNDQSGDSLWCMYLGHTTGTSLSIDTLPDLQPVLRDSFHLPYTVSDSVPPGGEICTLRFELRDRQFPERFVLKECPVVINAIDDSPVIHASEMIEIPELADLRNRPLAYVTDEERDRLDGRTHPLSGYLYPPVAGRYDTISNRFFIDWIPDYGSAGLYGLGLVAWEKQDAASRDSSAVLIHVLDSLPDPRVESLTLSASTVDRNQNVWIRYAIANPAGCPVEFPFRVYVIHEPPSGTWDTLCTDDFSQGFPAGGIVRDSCDSPSLGVCGTNCFRVALTGFNAAGNDYNPSNNSATACASVRCPELKAVSISAPAQVRKYQPFDITALVAEINGITVDSEFRTLIRDGSVPILDTMIASVAGGDTVELDASWQTGVLGDHSLCLEIFPPPNQDGNAQNNYVCMDVTVIGDPFHVHPLPFTPNGDGINDTLWFDFGDERYNSPEVNVFDLNGRHLVRLDRVDGENKAIPWNGRDRTSADCVPGAYFYTFSAGGKKVASGLVYIAR
- a CDS encoding type IX secretion system membrane protein PorP/SprF; amino-acid sequence: MRATKVIPILFALSALLSGARAQNIYGGNPADPDLLESAFSNPALNSFVKDRVACALTTYHVGVAGGFFNVKSGFVSYSFPWMVRGLGVGVQFLNAGMYSQNTVRFSYGRAVLPPLAVGANFDVFSRSFDRSKFVQFDDRDPVFRNGDSKMGISLGFGVAFRASRSLTIGVSFEHLNRPDLAMGSTPFHQPMMF